Proteins from one bacterium genomic window:
- a CDS encoding S-layer homology domain-containing protein produces the protein MGSMRNIAVAVATALVFAMVAPAFAQPFADVPTNHWAYDAIAELAAKGLIEGYPDGTFKGDRAMTRYEMAMVVARLLARIESIQIPAPTPPEVTKADLDAINRLVNEFRAELAALGVRTTAIEEELNAIKARLDNVRITGGLRFREDIARNSYGSGSGLNLTGVSQTVVGGTANGTGPAFNLGTVGVNASAGTVGAGTAQFLQGAGGASSPFGINGNPRTSQIDASNFPTTNRPRYEFKLGFDGSVTPDIHYVIGLLSAGGYQIFNSGQEGISGTGGLAFGSEGASSAFGNGAFGEIDSAFLDWRNAWGLPLEIMLGRFGNNTPCGGGCYPIQWGPFGLIMNDNTDTWEDSTASGGFNQADGLRIDSHIPSLADLNFEFAIIRIQGGNSGPFGGTASPAISGGQYLFGEDAYGANANIQVIPGLRVGLDYVANTITPNSPTPGPGGFGNAAQWHVYGPSGGSLNPGLGTSALATNGYHCVSVTATSGPGIACPAAGNGWDGYLDWTIVPGVNFDGEYAQWNDTVFNTSDNGYKVNVHWDLGALLGVGHNFAMDTGYVNYGQNFYAPYGSQEIDTNQNGSLYPGNANAFEVGLSISPWTGWTLYGSGAFGNFASNGQTLSTYEAGIVYNFVQNANITFKVRELKIANIEQFLLYRAQIDYSF, from the coding sequence ATGGGCAGCATGAGGAACATTGCGGTAGCTGTCGCGACCGCGCTCGTGTTTGCCATGGTTGCTCCCGCTTTCGCACAGCCGTTCGCGGACGTGCCCACGAACCACTGGGCATACGACGCGATCGCTGAGTTGGCGGCGAAGGGCCTGATCGAGGGCTACCCCGACGGGACCTTCAAGGGCGACCGGGCCATGACGCGGTACGAGATGGCGATGGTAGTGGCACGGCTGCTGGCGCGGATCGAGAGCATTCAGATCCCCGCGCCGACGCCGCCGGAAGTCACGAAGGCAGACCTCGACGCGATCAACCGGCTGGTGAACGAGTTCCGGGCGGAACTGGCCGCGTTGGGTGTCCGTACCACGGCGATTGAAGAAGAGTTGAACGCGATCAAGGCGCGGTTGGACAACGTCCGGATCACGGGCGGCCTCCGGTTCCGCGAAGACATCGCGCGGAACAGCTACGGTTCAGGGAGCGGGTTGAACCTGACCGGCGTGTCCCAGACCGTCGTCGGCGGGACCGCGAACGGGACCGGACCGGCGTTTAACCTCGGGACCGTTGGCGTGAACGCCAGCGCGGGTACCGTGGGTGCCGGTACGGCGCAGTTCCTGCAGGGTGCTGGCGGGGCGAGCAGCCCGTTCGGCATCAACGGGAACCCGCGTACGTCCCAGATCGACGCGAGCAACTTCCCGACCACGAACCGTCCGCGGTACGAGTTCAAGCTCGGGTTTGACGGTTCCGTCACACCCGACATCCACTACGTCATCGGCCTCCTGAGCGCCGGTGGCTACCAGATCTTCAACAGCGGCCAAGAGGGCATTTCCGGCACCGGCGGTCTCGCGTTCGGCAGCGAGGGTGCCTCCAGCGCGTTCGGCAACGGCGCGTTCGGCGAAATCGACAGCGCGTTCCTGGACTGGCGGAACGCGTGGGGCCTGCCGCTTGAGATCATGCTCGGCCGGTTCGGCAACAACACGCCGTGCGGCGGCGGCTGCTACCCGATTCAGTGGGGTCCGTTCGGCCTGATCATGAACGACAACACGGACACCTGGGAAGATTCCACCGCAAGCGGTGGGTTCAACCAGGCGGACGGCCTGCGGATCGATTCCCACATTCCGTCGCTGGCGGACTTGAACTTTGAGTTCGCGATCATCCGGATCCAGGGCGGTAACAGCGGTCCGTTCGGCGGCACCGCGAGCCCGGCGATCAGCGGCGGTCAGTACCTCTTCGGCGAGGATGCCTACGGCGCGAACGCCAACATCCAGGTCATCCCTGGCCTCCGCGTCGGCCTCGACTACGTGGCCAACACCATCACCCCGAACAGCCCGACTCCTGGGCCGGGTGGGTTTGGCAACGCGGCCCAGTGGCACGTCTACGGTCCTAGCGGCGGCTCGCTCAACCCGGGCCTCGGGACCTCGGCGCTCGCCACGAACGGGTACCACTGCGTGTCGGTCACCGCGACGAGCGGCCCCGGCATCGCGTGTCCCGCAGCCGGCAACGGCTGGGACGGCTATCTTGACTGGACGATCGTGCCGGGCGTGAACTTCGACGGCGAGTACGCACAGTGGAACGATACCGTGTTCAACACCAGCGACAACGGCTACAAGGTCAACGTGCACTGGGACCTCGGCGCGTTGCTGGGCGTCGGCCACAACTTCGCGATGGACACGGGCTACGTCAACTACGGCCAGAACTTCTACGCGCCGTACGGCAGCCAGGAGATCGACACCAACCAGAACGGCAGCCTCTACCCTGGCAACGCCAACGCGTTTGAAGTCGGGCTGAGCATCTCGCCGTGGACCGGCTGGACGCTCTACGGGTCCGGCGCGTTCGGCAACTTCGCCTCGAACGGTCAGACGCTCTCCACGTACGAGGCGGGCATTGTGTACAACTTCGTGCAGAATGCCAACATCACGTTCAAGGTTCGCGAACTCAAGATCGCGAACATTGAGCAGTTCCTGCTGTACCGGGCGCAGATCGACTACAGCTTCTAA